Within Telopea speciosissima isolate NSW1024214 ecotype Mountain lineage chromosome 8, Tspe_v1, whole genome shotgun sequence, the genomic segment AAATACCTGTACAAGACCATGGAGGGTCAGCTTGGCCTCATCATCAACGTAAATTTCCATAGGCTGAAAGGGAACAAATGTCACATGAAAGCAGATTAGGAGCCCTAATGAAACTAATTCAATCCAGTACAGAATGGAGAAACAATTCCCGGCCCAAGATTCCATTCCTCCCGATTAGCAATAAGCGACCCCTAGTAGAAAGTATTTTCAGGCAATGACCTGTAAATAAGTGTAAACCCTGCCACTTCCAGTATACAGGCAACTCAAACTGCACTCAGATAAGAACACCAACCACCCCCATCACCCCACAATAAGGGGGGGAATGAAAGAAgagcagtagagagagcagaAATGGGAGGACGAGAAGTGCTAGCCTAAGAAATCAGCAGTGGCCACAGcaagaactaaaaaaaaaatgggcagGAAATCATGAGCCCAGGAAAACCAACGCACAAACTATGGTTTCAATAACCTTAAGTACTAAAAGGCTCAATCCAGTGATTCCCACTCTCTGGCAATACTCTATCAAGCTTCAAGCTCCAAGCTCCAAACTACACTTCGCCAGAGGACCACTATAGCTAGGCATGGATAAGCATGGCAGCTGCAAGATCATATTAATCACTATTCCTGGCATATATCTTGCAGAAAACTGGCAGTAAGAAAAGTACTGACTTCTAAATTTGAGTAATACTGGTCACAGGACATTACATCTTGCATAAATCTCTTGCAAACAGGGCGAATCTCCTTGCTGAGTGTTGCCGAAAACATCATAACTTGCTTGTCATGTGGGGTCATCTTGAAAATCTCTTGGACATCTCTCCGCATGTCTGCAAAACATACACATCCAAGAAAAGAGACGGGAAGCATAAGCATGGAAACAAACTAGAAGCTGAGATACAAAGTCCAAAGATAAAGATGAAGATGGTGATGACAACAACAGTCACAATGaaagaagtaaagaaagaagagtaGTGAAGGAACTTAGAACCTTTATGAAAATTGAAGATGATATAAGAACATACCAAGTGACTCGAGCATCTTGTCACATTCATCAAGAATAAAATGTCGGACATTCTTCAATGAGAGGTCCTTCTCTCTTGCTAGTGCCAATATCCTCCCAGGTGTTCCAACAACGATATGAGGGCACTCATTCTTCAGTAAATCTTTGTGAGTTTTGATGTTGACGCCACCATAGAAGACAGCAACCTTGATATCTGGCAAGTAGGTACTGAATCTCTCGAACTCGTGACAAATCTGCAATCAATAGTTGGCAATTACTTTTGCATCAAGTATAACATAGCCATCAAAGAAGTTGTACAGAAACCAAAATTTGGGGTCAATCTCGAGACAATAAGCCACAACATGAAGACCATAGTCTCAGAGACACACCTGGTATGCTAACTCCCTCGTATGGCATAAAACAAGGGCAGCAACTTGACCTGCAACAGGCTCAATTTGCTGCAAAGTTGATAGAACAAAGACAGCTGTTTTCCCCATTCCAGATTTTGCTTGGCAGATGACATCCATTCCCAAGATGGCCTGAGGGATGCACTCATGTTGCACTGAtgaagaaccaaataaaattgGAGCGAAGGAACTCTCAGTAACTATAAAAGACCTTCCGGGTCCTTTTAATTGAATGGTTTACCAAACCAGTTTTCTGTCTCAAAATAGTAGTATGGAAGTAGTATGTTACCTGAAAAAGAATCAAGCAAAATCCTTAAGAACAGGGGAACACATGCAAGCAAATGTATAAAGCAAAAGATGCCTTGTTTCTGACATTAAATTCAAGATTGAAATACGTCATTGACATTAACTGTCAGACTCATTGAACACCCCCCTTCCCCAAAAAATGCTTTAGGAACTCAGCGAGTACCGAATATTTTGCCTCACAAACATTTAGAAAATTACTTCGTCATCTAAATAACCTTATCAGTGCACATAATAGATCAAAATCGTTCAGGTGTACATGCACGAAGTCATGTCAATTGGCCACAATGATTGAAAACTCATGTTatcatttacaaaaaaaattcagtgCATCCTGAACTTCATAGAAAAAGAGAGCAGAGATTCATTATGCATTCAAATAAATCCAACTTCTGTAAGCAACAAGATGAATCTAGGAGTTTTTGCCTTCTGAAGGATGCTCGAATCCTGAGTCAACAATTGCTCGCAGAAGTTCTGGCTTCAAAAGAAAATCTCTGAATCCCGAGCTGTGAATTCCGACATAGCCCCTATACCATAAAAGATGGGAAGACAATAAGGATTAGATGATTGCATCAACAATAGTATCTCAAGCATCAAAGCAAAACCTAACTTGAACAATCTCTCTTCCTAGAGCAAGTCCAAGCATTCATACCCAACATGCAAATGTGCTAATTTACTAGATGATAACCAAAGCTGCAGTCTCAAACTTCAAAATCACATAACACAACACTCATGCCCCATCTGGATACTCAGACGAGGGCAACAATAAAAACAGAGGCCTTAGACTgaaataaaatgagaaaatgaCACATCacacaaaatgaaaataataaaactgAAGGGGGGAAACTTGTAGGGAATCACCAAACAAAAATAGAGGAAGGAACATAGACCAGATGTTGGTCTACCAAATAAAAATCATGAGAAAACCTGCTGGGAACTATCAAACAATCAAGCAATCTAAGAATAAAAACAGAATTGAAATAGAGTATCAATGTAAACACCAaatccttctttttcatttctttctatttttttgggtaggggGAGGAGTGTTGGTGTTTAATAATTTCCATAACGACTAGCATAACAATCCAATAGTTCAATAAATCCTACAATTACTGATTAATCAATTGATCCTACCGGGACCAGAGACTATCAGCAAATCCCAATTACACTATTGAACCAACGTGAGGAAGCCACAAAAATAGTATGGAGTATATACCCATTTTCTAAAACAGATTTCTCAACAATACATCCATAGTATGGTTGAAAAGTAAATTAAGGTACTTGACCACCTCATGGACAAAAATATGCAAACTTGAGGAAGAAAAACTTGCTTTACTAAAAAGAATATTCCCAATGGAGTTCAAAACTTCAGATACATGTGAGTTAGACCAAAAAGGCACAATGATAAACCTAGAAAACAATTGACTGGCAATAAAACTAAAAACATCGGTTTGAAAAAGCTAAAAACAGCATCTTTAGTCGCAGAAAACAAGTAGCATAACATCCTTGAGTCTAACGAAATTCGTAATACCCAATCCCTATAATAAATACAACCCGCGAcgaaatgaaaaacaaaaaaaagaaattaacaaTTAATGAACGGCAATGACCTGAAATCccacaaaaagaaaggaaagagcaaagaaaaaagaattacttCTTCGCTGTTTCACCGGCGCCCTTGGCCGCGACGGAATCCTGGGccttgtcctcttcttcttcgtagTCGAGAAGCTCTTCCTCGTAAGCATCGGTTTCCTTTATTTCTCCCATtctgaacaaaaagaaaattagggttttatagTTCCAAGCGACTGCAACAAATTAAGGCTAGGGTTTGCATGTCTGCGTAAAGCTTCCGCACGACTTTACCTTTGAATCCACGAGAAGGTTAGAATTAAAGGTTAGGGATTAAAGAGTCTGcaaggaaaaaataaagagaaaaagaaaagataaagacaGAAGAGGAAAATATCCCCACAGAGCAGGGCTTTTTTGAGTAAGAGATTTGGAGAAAGATGAGAgtaggagagggagaggggaaggtgacagagggaggagagagggagagacggCGAGACGGTTAGGGCATCAGTAGTGACAGGAATAAAATGAATGTGTGATCAAAAGTACAAGTTTACCCTTCTCTTCCATGTTTATCATAATGGCAGGTTCCTTGGACAAATAACACCCTCGATgaacgaatttttatcctatgcaatTACTGCAAGGTGCaatactgcatcgtgcggcggctGCAGAAGCCATGTCCAccagtactgcaccgtgcagttacaggagaggataacgattcctcGATGAACATACATTTGACAAAGCACCTCCACGTCAGATCTTGGTACTTTGACCCACGATCCGACaccccaattcaggaccaacgACCTAGCCTCCATGGAACAAAAAGTCGATCAAAacttgtcgaaaccaccgagttaacttggTTTTTCAGGTTTTCTGAGACAAGTTGAAGTggaattttataaaatctcTAGATTCGACTGGGTTTCGATtggtttcaaccatatttcggtggtttcgacacatatacCCATCAAAACTAGAGGAAACTTGgttcgaaactaggacagataggtcttatgctagaaaccaagacagacacttagttatgcctaatttcatttaaataaatgtttttgtaGTTGTATTTCATTTACCTAAGATATtcttcataaataagcaaattcccctctatttgaatccaataaaaatagttaaaaaaatcaaattccaaaagaaaaaaaagtcaaccccccagttcaagaacaaaaactggattttcgacgataggtacaattttcaactttctaatgctggagtttttctcaaatctaaaaatttcataaatcttaatatggtaaaacattgctaaaaaccaaaagtgcagtaaaatattcatttgttttgatgtccaaatttttatttttttttcatttagagcgattttgacagtattcgcgcacaccaaattaagtttgaccagtacataacttcttcaatataaatcagatttaagcaatcttggacttattggaaagctatcaaaacaaaactttctaacagatccaagattgcttaaatctcatttatattgaaggaattatgttccggtcaaaccttatttgataccatgtccaagaacaatatacagtatcaaacttagATCAAAACCTCAAGTAATATTTTAAGTGTTCTATGTGTgtaactaatgcatggattgagtttacaatgtcaaaaataggcagcacaacaagaatcggggcaaaaaaacaacttttgggcctcgaaaccaaggttcgagttagcctggagaaagtcccaagtttcgaccgagatatggtcgaaactgaaacgaactcgttttctggctggtcgaaacctaatcgaaacccgagttttagaaccttgttgGCCACAACTTGACCAATCGAAGCCTCGAGAATTGAATCTACTTTTGCAAGCCCTTATCGCTGAGCCTGCCCCTAATTTTGGTGGATCGATGTTCAACTccattgcaccaaaaaaaataaatgatgttCAACTCCATTTTCAAGCATATATATTTGAGTATGGATCACCTATGGGGAGAGGATTTACCCGCCCAacttatcttctttttctttgggtaAAAAACTAATTTATTGAAAACCACTGgagttttcttttgatgaataTGTATTTTCCCAGGTTCCTTCTCCAAGTAGAAACATCAGGCTTGGTACTCCTATCCCATTGGAAAGCCTGAGGGAAATAGCAACAATCAATATGGAGAGTTAGCTATGCCATAAATAGTAGAGAAAGAAAATATGGCCACAAATCCTAATGACTTGACCCTTGCATAGGCTTCAAAAATTATTCTAGTGACTCCTCCAGTATTAGGAGAAGACATTGCTCCTTCAGCTGTggtaattgaagaaattgagcCTGAATACCAAGTTAGAGCTCTTGCTACAAAGTGGAAAGCACCATATATGCCAAGTTTTGTGCTTACAAAATTCCAACGACTTCAAATCTCACTGCGCTTTAATCTTGGAGTTCATCCTCCGGTTCTCTTTACATGGCATTCCCCTCCGCAGGGGACCAAAGCAGAAGTCCGGAGACGTCACTGACACTTCTCCTCAGCTTTGTCTTCCTCCTCTATTGCTGAAAGGGTTTGGGTAGCTACCCTCAACTAGCCCCCCCCAAAGAGCTATAAGCCTATTGGTGTGGAACTGTCAAGGGATCAGTCGCCCTTTGACagtccaatatctctgtaggaTGGTTTCTACAAGGCGTCCGTGTTTAGTTTTTCTTATGAAAACTAAACAATCTGAGGGTTATATGGAGAAGATAAAGAAAAGGTTAGGATTCCCTTTTGCCTATTTTTTTAACCCAGTTGGTAGATCAGGTGGTTTAGTCTTATTTTGGAATAATTCAATTTCACTTACAATTCATTCCTTTTCTGTTAGGATaattgtcacgcccctatcccgatgtaataaATATTgtcacataggggtatgactgagacaatcacacatcatcccaacacctaccaggatcgcggATACAATGTCCCGAgtcacagtccaccctgtcatcacttcttaataacaaaaagaaataaaccgttatagatacagagttagcggaagtgaaattaaattaaatcatgtgaaattatagagcatcggttctctaatgataacacatattacaattctaacataagtaactACTCATTACTAAATAAACACACAGTTTATACATGCATGTGGAGGTGaagacaaaaataataaaaatataaataattaccccaagggcaccaatcttgggtgtacatctacatccaagccatAGCTGTCggttccacttgattcgcatccaacggtgctcatctaagtagtaccttCTGCATAATTAACTAAAAAgggggttgcgcaatggggttagctacactagctagtgagggagcaaagggaatgcacatacaccatacaatcaatatcaatcagaatgatgcatgccaatgttagattcattttccacctaacacataattctatcggtcaagtatatacTACTGTGATAGCTtgggagacattgagggtcacttatcctatcgccccaatgaATCCTCAACTATCACCAGGGGACCTgcaccggtagaagccatcatgaccacccagtggcaaaccctgatagccatcactacccctgtcctggcctctcccacctccacagacagcaggtgctcaaactattcaacacataaacccctgttggcaagagtcgtagcataagggaacaagcatcctagccacagatatactatatgtaggtcctatcgtcccgagaggtattccgggggcattaacgtcccattccatctagtccccaggtaccagcacggcacggcagaGACAATTCAGGATGCAAGAcagcagttttcataatttaaataaattgggactCTAGTACGGGCACACCCAGCACCGttgcccgatacaatggtgagcatgctatcataATCACAACAGAttacaattgaataaaatgcaatgcgcacaatgcgtATAGATAtacaatagcatgcttaagattatcaaatataataatacaaacccaataaagtcacgcagaacccactcacctaacacaggcgtcgccatgtgtggttgacatgaatctcaccagaGCTCCCCGCcaaccatcgagttgggtagcctaggaatacaaaaacaatccttaaagcatgcatagatgGGTCCCACACTGggcccataaggttaaaatcatatttcaaccaagacagcacgagcagactcacAGGCGGAGGAAAACAGGGTGACtctgcccctgactccgttcaggccaaaaggtaaaaatagagcTAGCAGACCCACGAgaggaacttcttacttgagtccggTGGTCGATCCATTCAAAACCTGGGGtaatcataaaagggagcggatccacgggcggatgtgttagaagtcatgtagtaggggtagtttaggaactagttctattactagttgccttattatgtaattctattttttcttctttatttcccttatacctccctagggaggtggatgtaattctctattagttatgattgaacgaatatatggtgtatggagaagcctctccaacataatcgattacaaccaaaatattctctcctctcttctcttttctcttgctatcttcttcctcctccaacttcttccttctctcttcttatctcctaaccctagaatctaacttggtatcagagcaggttcaAGGTTTGAGAGTTGGTTCAGTCcctgttttcattctttctcttctctttgaaatcct encodes:
- the LOC122671728 gene encoding DEAD-box ATP-dependent RNA helicase 15-like gives rise to the protein MGEIKETDAYEEELLDYEEEEDKAQDSVAAKGAGETAKKGYVGIHSSGFRDFLLKPELLRAIVDSGFEHPSEVQHECIPQAILGMDVICQAKSGMGKTAVFVLSTLQQIEPVAGQVAALVLCHTRELAYQICHEFERFSTYLPDIKVAVFYGGVNIKTHKDLLKNECPHIVVGTPGRILALAREKDLSLKNVRHFILDECDKMLESLDMRRDVQEIFKMTPHDKQVMMFSATLSKEIRPVCKRFMQDPMEIYVDDEAKLTLHGLVQHYIKLSELEKNRKLNDLLDALDFNQVVIFVKSVSRAAELNKLLVECNFPSICIHSGMSQEERLTRYKGFKEGHKRILVATDLVGRGIDIERVNIVINYDMPENADTYLHRVGRAGRFGTKGLAITFVSSASDSDVLNQVQERFEVDIKELPEQIDTSTYMPS